CCATTGATGTAAAAAGTTCTTTTCATTAGGACTTTAGGCAACGATAATAAGTAGCTTTGCTGATGTTTAGTAAATGGCATACCTCCCTAACAGTTTTGCCCTGTTGCCGTAGGTCAACGAGAAGCTGTTGCTGTTCTGAGTTAAGTTTGTCAGGGCGACCGCAGTGTACTCCCCGCTTTTTGGCGGAGGTAATACCTGCGTTAGTTCGCTCAATTATGAGGTCACGCTCAAATTCGGCAATAGCTCCGAAGATATTAAATAATAATCTTCCAGTGGAGCTATTAGTGTCCATACCCTCAGTCAGAGAAACGAAGTTAATGCAATTTTCCTTGAGTAGTTCAACTGTTTCTATTAGGTGTTTTAAGCTACGTCCGAGCCTATCCAATTTGACCACAACTAGGGTATCGCTAGGTTGTAAAATCTCTAGTAGCCTATCAAGATTAGGACGGGAGTGGGTGCTACCTGATACAGCATAGTCAGAGTAGATGCGGTCTGTGGAGATGCCGTAGTCTATTAGTCGGTCAAGTTGAGGCTGTAAAGTCTGGTCATCGGTGGAGACCCTAGCGTAGCCGTAAATAGTCATTAGTCATCCTCCTCCGTATGGATATAATCAAGGAGTTTTCTCCAATCGATGTCTTGTTCTAATAAGAGTTCTTGGTATTTTGCCTCAGCTTCAGGCGATGGATTGTATTTTTTGTCGTAATAGGCATCGATTGTACGGCATTTTGCTCTGGTATGGGCGAGGATTAATTGTTTTAATTTGTGTTTATCCATTATTCCTCATCATCATTATCTTCTATTAATTCCAGTTCAAAATTTTCTAAACCTTCTTCCACCAGTTCTTTAAGTTTATCTACTACTTCTTCAGAGTCGTAGTAGTCTGTTTCTTGAAAGTTTTGTCCTTGCTGTGTGTAGCTAATAGAGTATAGTTTCATTATTCCTCCTCCTCTTCTGCATAGATGTAGTTAATTAATTCTTGCCACTTGTCATCGTCAGCCATTACTAAGTCCATCCAGTGGTTTTCAGCTTCTGGGGACTCCTCTCTATTATGGTGTGCTTTAACAATACTTTCCTTAAAATCAACATATTCTGTAATCATTTGAATCAATTGTTGTTTGTCCATTGTGTCAGCCCCACAACGGGGCGATAAGGTTAGTTATTGGGGTTATTGTGGTTATCTAGCATCATTTTTAATTTCTGATAGACAGCTTCTATAGTTGTGTCCATTAGTACCTTGTCTGTCAATTCCAATGGTGGTTGATTGCAATGTACATACACTAATAAAATATCATTTTCTATGTAGTCTGCATAAATTATATGGGCTATATTAATAAGTAGTTTAGCCGTGTGTGTAGGTGTTTTAATTTTTAGTTCTAACATGGTGTTTTACCTCCTTAATTATGAGACAGACTTTTGAGACATTCTAACAGTGCAGTAACTGGTTGTGAGGGAGACGGTAACGAATCCGCCCCCTTGTGAGACTATATATCCTCAATAAGCTCTTTTATTTTTTCAATGCAGTAATCAACTACTTCATCTATAGGTACAATAACTGTTTCTGGATCTTGCATATCACTTTCAGTCGTTCCATCGTAGTAAGAACTTTCTACTTCTGCAATTATGCCGTTAAAACTAACTGTTACTGTAATACCTAGCATTTTACTATTCCATTCCAAGCTGTCGTTTTCTTGAATGCTAAATCCCTGAGCATAGAGTTTTTCTTTAATTATAGGAATGGTTTGTAGCTTTTCTTGAATCTTTTTCTGTTCATAGTCTCTCAGATTAGTTTCTGGTTTAGTTTCTATTTCTTGAGTCATATTTCCCTATTTAGTTATTTTTTACTGTCCTATCCTAACTCCCTATTGTTGTAGTCTTTTATTTAGTTTTAGGTGATTGTACAGCTTCTGCAATTACCTTCATCTGCTGTTTTTTGCTACCGTCCGCATCTTGCCAAACCTCATTATCCAGCCGACCGCTAACCACTATGAAAGAACCTGCTTTTAGATAATCTGCACAAAATACCGCAGTCTTTTTCCATGCTGTTACTTTCACCCATAAAGTTTTATCTTTTCCTGTCTGTACTGCAATACTCATATTGCAAACTTCAACCTGATCCTCTCCTACAAACATCAACTCTGGTTGACTACCTAAATATCCTGCTATTGTTACTGAATTAATCATTTAATTTTCCTTGTGTAATTTTATTATTCTATTATAATCCCTAATTCCTAATTGTGTCAAGTAGTTTTATTATAATGAAAAACTATTAACCAACCAACACTCAAAATGAGGATTTTGTTGAATTATTTTAACTTTTGTCTTACTGTAGTCGTACAGAGACAAACTTTCTAGCGAAGCATTGTCAAAGGTCAGGCTATATTTAGTAAAATGTGGCACTAGACAAGAATCGTTGTCTAATAATACAATTTTTATTCTATCAGCATACACATAGACTGTTTCTACCATGATTTTTACCTCTTATTTTACAATTCAATAAAATAGGGGTCTCACAACCCCGTAGTTTAATCTTTATCCATTGCCTTGACTAATTCTTCCCATTTTTCCTCGTCTTGATTTAATAGCCAAATATAGTAATCTTCATTCTCTTTCCCACCTTCATACTTTTTTCTGTAATAAGCCTCTGCTACTGCTTCTCTATATACGCTGTAATGAATTACTGCTTTTAGTTTTTTGTGCATAGTGTTAAGGGAGGCTATACCTCCCCGTTTCTGTGTGTTAAATGTAGTCTGGATAGTCGTTGTATCTTAAAAAGTTTTCCCATTCTTTGCCTTCATCTACAGGAGGTAGTTGTTGGCAAAATTTCATGTCTGCTAAAAGATTTGTAATTTGTGCTAGAGTAGTTTCTTCTGTTACCCACAATTTACAGTCTATAGGTGCAATACCTATTAATCTTTTTGCTTTACGATAAATTGGTGGTTTATCTTCTGCATAGATTTTTAGGTATTGATACTTTTTATTATGTGCTTTTAGCTTATCTACCATTTGGGTTTTATCCCAGCAAGGTAGGTAAAGACATTGTAGTTTTTCTGTCTTAATATTTATTGTACCTGCTATTAATATTTTAGTATTATTAATTGGCAGTAACCAATAAAAACAATAAAAGTCGCCATTTAAGCATTTTCTTTCAATGGTTTTGAGGTTTAGCAGTTCTTTAATCATAGTGTAGTGCTAGGGCTTTAACCCTAGCTTTATTGGTTACTGAGTGTTATTTGAGAAGTTTTAGAATGTAAGAATCAACAGCTGTGGCATCAATTGTATAAGTGTCCTCCCGAAAGATTAACTTAAGTCCTTTCCGTGCCTCGTCTGCTGTAATTTTGTGTGACTTATACAAGCGATACAGGCTTTGTAAGTATTCCTGTTCGCTATATTGCATCGCTTCTCGCTCTTCATGTTGTCTCATAATACTGTCACACTGCATTAAAGCATCCACAATCTTAGGTAATGCAGAAACAAACTGAGTAATTGCGTTAAATTCATTCATATTTAGTTGTCAATGTACTGTGTGTCGTGATTAGCTTAATTGCTTCTCACATTTCTAGTATATCTAGTTATCTTAATTGTGTCAAGTAATTAATGACATTAATTTTCTATGGTTCATAGGCTTATCTTGACACAATAAAATAATATTGGTATATCATAGCCAGTTAAGATTCTATCGGCTTTTACGGGCGACCTCGTGCGACATAGGTGATATTGACTAATTAGGTTAATAAAAAATATTTTAGAAAGCACTTGACACAATTAAGAATGTTTGTTAAATTATAGGTGTGGGAATAAAACCACGACACACAGTACATTGACAACTAAATATTATGATTACTGACAACGGCAACGATTTTTATTTCTTGACCTTACAGTTAGAAGGTATTATGCCTTTGAAACTACAAAAACGCATTAAAGCTAATATCTTTGATTTGCGGATTGTTCCTAACGAGGCTATGGTATGGCAACTAAAACACGCTGTTAGTGGCGAGGTCTTTTTACCTGATATGGCAATCACTAATGGAGCTAATGCTTGGTCGGAGGCTTGTGAATGCTTAAGAGACCTTCACAGCTACGTTTTAGAAAATACCAAATAAACACTCAGAATAAAGGGTAGGCAAGACCTGCCCATAACACTATGTGCATACATGATGAGATTGGATGGGACGCAAATAATAACGTAGTATGCTGTTTATGCGGTGAGGTACTACGAGAGGATAATGACGACTATATAGACGACTATATAGACGACTATATAGACGACTATGAATACGACTATGACATGGCTTGGGACGCTTGGCATGGTCTACATCAATAAAAATTAAGCCTATCCTATGGGGTAGGCATATCATAACACTAGGGAAAATAAAATTATGGAACTAAGAGAGATTACAGTCAAAAAAAACGGTAATATTTATGAGGTAGCAATACATTATGATATTGTTACTAAATACAGAGTATGCACTCATGAAGAAGTTTGCGAATTGATTGATGGTAACAAGCATAAGACGACATTTGTAAATCATGTCTCAGCGTCTGATTTTACGATAGAAAGATAAACCTAATTGGTTGCATAATAACCCTATACGGCTTAATTAAGCGGTATAGGGTTATTACTATGGAATGTTATAATAGGCAAAACAATTAAAATAAGCCTATGTTAGATGATTTAAACAACTTGCCTATAGTTAATTCTGTTCCCGATCCCATCTATCGTGATATGAATTATATACTATTGCCTAATAATACAGTATTAGATGAAGACAACAATTATAAGAGTATAGTTGCGATACAAAATACTATAGATAGCTTATATTTACTAAAGTCTTATAAAATAGTCCATTGGAGTAAAATAGAAGGCATAATGCGATCGACACCAAGATTTTATGCTATTGGCAATTATACTGAGATGGAAGTCAATGATTTAATTATTTTGAGCGATTGTTGGAGTATGGATTTTAATAATTGGGCGATGGTAGAAATTGGTGATTTATTATGGTTCAGAGACGGTGTGTTTATGTATGTAGATGAAATAATGAAGTTGCTAGGAGTAGTCTATAATGTATGTAATACAAAGCTGGAGAAAACGATGACACATATTATAATGGGAGTCTAAAATATAGAACAAATAATAGTTATTAATTGTGTCAAGATGCTATAATAGAATAGTAAAACACAAGGTAAATGTTATGTTGATTGCAGAAATATTATTGAAGTTAAAGCAACCTATACCATCATCTATATTACGAAAAAAAGACTCTTTTATTAAGGGAAAAAAAGGAAAGCCAATTACTTATATTAGTTGGTTTGATACTTGCAACTTGTTAGATGAGAGAGCAGGATTATGGTCGTGGCATATTGACAATGTGATTCATACTGAGACAAGATTGATAGTGTATGGCACACTGACTATTATTGCAGAAGATAAAGAGCTTAGTATGTCGGCAACAGGTACAGAGGAGCTTAATTGTTCTACCTATGGTGACCCCAGTAGTAATGCAGAGGCGATGGCATTTAAGAGAGCCTGTGCTAAGTTCGGACTTGCACGATACCTCTACGATAAAGAATTGAGAGACACCTATACAGAACAATCTACCCTAGAAAAACCGACTAATGTTGTACCTATGACTACAGTAAATAAAACTGTACCAGAGTCATGGACACGAGATTGCGGTATATCACTGCAAGAATGGAAAATGGCAAAAGGTTTAAGATAGTACTTGACACAATCAAGGATTAATGATATTATAGGAATAAGTAATAAGTAAAGTAAAAAAACACTAACACAAGGTAAATTATGACACTAAAAGAACTGATAGAGCAATTAGAGCAGTTTGTGGATGACTCCATTGCAAATGATGGCGATATGGACATTACTGCATTGGAAAGTATGATGACTCAGAAGGCAGACAAAATTGATGCTTACGGTTATGCCCATGAAAGACTATCGGCAGAAATTGCAGGAGCTAAGGCACAGTTGGAGTTTATCAAGGAAAAATACGAGACTCGGTTAAGACAATTGGAGTCATCAAAATTAAGGTTGGAGCAACGGTTACTTGGTTACTATCAACAAGAACTATTGGGAGAAAAGGAAAAGGGTAGCACTTATAAACTACAGTTCAGAAATTATCCCATTGTCAGAGTTAATGTTCCCGTAGAAGACCTCCCAGATGAGTTTAAGACGGTTAAAACAGAGGTAAAAGCGAAGCTGTCAGAACTCAAAAAGGCTATTAAGGAAGATGTCGGCGGACGCACAGTCATCGGATTTATGGCAGAGCTAGAAGATAATTACAAGGCTCACTTTAAACTTAATTAAGTTACTTGACACAATTAGGAATTAGGATAAATAATCATAGTATAAAATTCATAGGAGTAAATAATGTTTAAGACTTACAAATTAGTCTCTGAGAGAACTGTAACAGTCAACCTAGACCAAGTTGTGGCAGTTAAATGGCAGGAAGATAATATAGCTATTCTTGTCACAGTTGACGGTGAAACAATCACTATTAAAGAATCTGACAGGCTAGAGGAACACCTCCGCACCATCAATAGCAAACGTGGTTATGGTGTAATGCTATAGGCTAACAAGAAGACTAGGAAAGACAACGATCTATACAGGAGAAAATAAGGTGACTCAATATTACAATTTGATAATAGACCATATGGGATTATCTAAGACGACAGATGGACGGCTTAGTAGCTATGGCTTAACTAAAGAAGACCTATTAAAGCAATTAAGTGTAAAACTAGATAAGCACAATAAACTTTACATTATCGAGAATATTACCATTGAGGTTGTGTAAATGCAGAAATTATTAATGTATGACTGCGAGATTATTAAGTTGATACCGACATGGAATAGTGTGTCAGCACCCTATCAATACTGTACCAGTGCAAAGGATTATGAGGGCATGGGTATATCGGTAGTGGGAACATGGCGTAATTACGACATCATTGGCTACCATAAAGGCAGGGGGATAGCTTTACCATTACCGCTAGGCAAGTACGAAGCCTTTGTTAATAATGTTGAATTAATCGGGGTTAGCTTATCCTACTTACCACAGTTTGAGTACCTGCAAGAGCTACTATGGGAGGCTGACCTGATAGTCGGCTTTAATACGAGTAAATTTGATGACCATCTGATGACTGCCAACGGCTTTGAGGTGATGACTGATTATGACCTATACTGGTCGGTTAAGGTAGCTGTAGGAGAACCATCCTCTTACGTTAAAGGTATTACAACTAAAGGACATGATTTAGCCTCTTTTGCAAAAGCTAACGGCATGGCAAAGACTGGTACAGGAGCATTAGCACCTATCCTATGGCAAACAGGATACCGACAACAGGTCATTGATTATTGCTTAAATGATGTTAAACTGCTAAATAAATTATACTGGAAGAAGCAAAACGGATTATTACGAGACCCCAAGACTTTAAAACTAATATAACTATAACTGTGTCAACTAGCATTATTAGTTGACACATCATAACACAACAGGAGAAATTATGCCTTATATATTGACAAATCATAATCTTAAAGAAAAACATTACCACTGTAAGCGACAACATAGTAAACATCCTAAAGATAAAGGTTGTAAGTATGTTTTTATCGATCGGCAAAACGGCAGGTTTCATATTGAGTCGAGTTATAGAGATATATTTACCATGCCTTTGCCAATGATGATGTGGTGGTTTGTAAATTATAATGAAAGGGATAGAATGCCCTACAACAGACAGGTAGAGGAAACCTTGCATGATATGCCAGAAGCCTATAATGCAGTAGTCAGAATTAAATTAGAACCATATCAACCAACTAAAGCTGACAAACTACTACAACAGGTTAATTTACAGAGGTCTGTAATAAAACATACTGCTTTTGGAGTAGTGGATAAGCCTTCTGTTGTGTCAGCCGTGATGCCTTTGGGACATCAACGCTCTAGCCTAGAAATAACCGATTGGCTACAGTATCTTGCTCTTCCTAACGGTAACACTTTGTACTTACTACATCAACCACAGTTATTGACCATATAGTATCTTTCTAAGAACAATATGTAAAGTAGTATTATTGCAACAGTAAACAACTGCTTGCTTTATTGTAGGGTAATATGGTAAAATAAGACTAAAGTAACAGATAAAGTCATGCTTAGAGATTATCAGCAGAAAGCAATAGACGAAGTCAACAGGGCGATAGGTATAGGATTGACTTCGGTTATGGTACAGTCGCCTACTGGTTCAGGAAAGTCGGTAATTATGGCTTTTCTGCTTAAACAGTGGTTAGAGCAAGGTAAACGTATTCTTCTCGTAGCCCATAAAATTGAGTTGATTCAACAGTTATACTCTCATGTCCATCGGTGGTTAAATTTCCATAGCAGTATTATGGCTGATTCAAAACGCTATCGCTATGATATGCACTCACAAGTGGTCATAGCTAGTATTCAGTCGTGGTCTTATCGCTATGCAACTATCCCAGATACCTTACCACAAGCAGATATAGTAATTGTAGATGAGGCACACCATTCTGCTTCTAATAGCTATAGTAACCTATTCTATCATTATAAATCAGCTATAAAAATAGGGTTTACGGCAACTCCTCAACGATTAGATAATAAAGGATTGCGTTATCTCGCCAAAGGAGTAGAAGGTTATCAGTATTTGGTAAAAGGTGTTCCTGTCACTGAATTGATGGAACAAGGTCATCTTAGCACTTATAAACTATTTGGGGCAGGTCGTCTTCTGAATGCTGAGGGCAAAGTCAAAATAACGGCAGGAGACTACAATAAGAAAGCTCTTGAGGAATTTGTCGCAACGGCTCTTGACCCACAGGAGGTAGTGGATACATGGCTGAGATTAGCACCCTATAAAAAAACTGTACTCTATCCCGCTTCTGTTGCTTTGTCACAGCAATATGTAAGATGCTTTCAGCGTAATGGAATCCCCTCAGCACATATTGATGCCAAGACATCTGCAAAGGAAAGAGAGGCTATTTTAGAGTCATTCAGGAAAGGGGATATTATGGTTCTAGGTCAGCACTCCATTGTTATTGAAGGAGTGGACGTGCCTGACATTGAAGCTGTACAATTTATCCGTCCGACCAAATCACTTGTTGTCTGGTTTCAGTCTATCGGCAGAAGTTTACGACCTGCAGAGGGTAAAGAATACGCTATCATTATTGACCACACAACCACCCATCAACAATTGGCGATGCCTGATTTTCCTGTTAAATGGAGTCTTGACCCTAAAGCCTATAAAGGTTTTGAACCTCATTTACATTGTAGTCAATGTCACCATACATGGCTACCTAGTCAAGACAGAGAATTACAAGATTTTCAAGTTTTGGTAACTGAAACAGTGGACAATACTCTATATAAACATGGTATTATTACACCTTGTTATTGTAGAAAGTGTAATAATAATGAGTTGCATCAGTGGACAGTTGAGGTTAATCTACTGCCGTCAGAAGGTGATAAACCACCTATTAAAGAGGATAGTGGACTAATAATAGGAGAAGTTGAATTATATGAGCCTAGACAACTAATAATAGAAGAATTAAAGGAATTATTAACCACAGCAGAAGAAAAAGGATATAAAAAGGCTTGGGTAGGATATAGAGCATTAGAAATACAAGAAATTGATTATCCCGAACTGCTGTGGTTGGCAAACGAACTGGGATACAAACGC
This portion of the Geminocystis sp. NIES-3709 genome encodes:
- a CDS encoding recombinase family protein produces the protein MTIYGYARVSTDDQTLQPQLDRLIDYGISTDRIYSDYAVSGSTHSRPNLDRLLEILQPSDTLVVVKLDRLGRSLKHLIETVELLKENCINFVSLTEGMDTNSSTGRLLFNIFGAIAEFERDLIIERTNAGITSAKKRGVHCGRPDKLNSEQQQLLVDLRQQGKTVREVCHLLNISKATYYRCLKS
- a CDS encoding siphovirus Gp157 family protein translates to MTLKELIEQLEQFVDDSIANDGDMDITALESMMTQKADKIDAYGYAHERLSAEIAGAKAQLEFIKEKYETRLRQLESSKLRLEQRLLGYYQQELLGEKEKGSTYKLQFRNYPIVRVNVPVEDLPDEFKTVKTEVKAKLSELKKAIKEDVGGRTVIGFMAELEDNYKAHFKLN
- a CDS encoding DEAD/DEAH box helicase gives rise to the protein MLRDYQQKAIDEVNRAIGIGLTSVMVQSPTGSGKSVIMAFLLKQWLEQGKRILLVAHKIELIQQLYSHVHRWLNFHSSIMADSKRYRYDMHSQVVIASIQSWSYRYATIPDTLPQADIVIVDEAHHSASNSYSNLFYHYKSAIKIGFTATPQRLDNKGLRYLAKGVEGYQYLVKGVPVTELMEQGHLSTYKLFGAGRLLNAEGKVKITAGDYNKKALEEFVATALDPQEVVDTWLRLAPYKKTVLYPASVALSQQYVRCFQRNGIPSAHIDAKTSAKEREAILESFRKGDIMVLGQHSIVIEGVDVPDIEAVQFIRPTKSLVVWFQSIGRSLRPAEGKEYAIIIDHTTTHQQLAMPDFPVKWSLDPKAYKGFEPHLHCSQCHHTWLPSQDRELQDFQVLVTETVDNTLYKHGIITPCYCRKCNNNELHQWTVEVNLLPSEGDKPPIKEDSGLIIGEVELYEPRQLIIEELKELLTTAEEKGYKKAWVGYRALEIQEIDYPELLWLANELGYKRSWASYRYQQLTQGN
- a CDS encoding single-stranded DNA-binding protein; this translates as MINSVTIAGYLGSQPELMFVGEDQVEVCNMSIAVQTGKDKTLWVKVTAWKKTAVFCADYLKAGSFIVVSGRLDNEVWQDADGSKKQQMKVIAEAVQSPKTK